One Equus quagga isolate Etosha38 chromosome 5, UCLA_HA_Equagga_1.0, whole genome shotgun sequence genomic window carries:
- the LOC124239675 gene encoding translation initiation factor IF-2-like, producing the protein MATVSHGEALVRPGSPPTRPGSGGPRPRGAAYPRAARGRPGPALHDSYDPAVRFKGRRPPGGSPARAFVRSAAPAQPGPHPAPHSPHLRPAQHAPRTPTWPARLAAPALPGSHPAPAPAPLLASRLAPRIPHPASSTCACSPGGLQEQPRAHPAPTAACRSCLVARAGTIVPICTDPGSEG; encoded by the exons ATGGCCACCGTGAGCCACGGCGAAGCTCTCGTTC GTCCAGGGAGCCCACCCACTCGACCCGGCTCTGGGGGACCCCGTCCTCGGGGCGCCGCCTACCCGAGAGCGGCCCGAGGGCGGCCTGGGCCAGCTCTGCACGACAGCTACGACCCG GCTGTGCGCTTCAAAGGCCGCCGGCCTCCGGGAGGCAGCCCGGCGCGGGCCTTTGTTCGCAGCGCGGCCCCGGCCCAGCCCGGCCCGCACCCTGCACCCCACTCTCCGCACCTGCGCCCGGCCCAGCACGCACCCCGCACCCCTACCTGGCCCGCTCGCCTCGCAGCCCCGGCCCTGCCCGGCTCACACCCCGCACCCGCACCCGCACCCCTCCTTGCCTCGCGGCTCGCACCCCGCATCCCGCATCCCGCATCCTCCACCTGCGCCTGCTCGCCTGGCGGCCTGCAGGAGCAGCCTCGTGCCCACCCAGCGCCCACGGCCGCCTGCCGTTCTTGCCTCGTGGCTCGGGCAGGTACTATTGTCCCCATCTGCACCGACCCGGGTTCAGAAGGTTGA